From one Phocaeicola salanitronis DSM 18170 genomic stretch:
- a CDS encoding ankyrin repeat domain-containing protein: protein MDNNMTFLNACRNGQKGIVLIFLKKGGIDVNKRDAEGNTPLHYACLKGYRDIVNLLLDSEADATIANNLSETPLHAASRSGNKEIIGKLVQYGADIDATDSDGRTPLIRLLDNRRTDAALFLIEQGADTEIADNTGHKAIDYATAQGLRTVVERLSVESTTDTHGNTPLHQAAFNGQSEIVRSLLSAYPDMIDTANDVGETPLIIACMKGNLAVARLLIGAGADVNKAQLDGNSPLHFAAWSGNKFIGNDLIAAHAQADAQNGNGETPLILAAREGNNEFVSLLVEHGANVNLADNLQHTALYYASERGYNEITEILLTAGAEG from the coding sequence ATGGACAACAACATGACATTTCTGAATGCCTGCCGGAACGGACAGAAAGGCATCGTGCTGATATTCCTGAAGAAAGGCGGCATCGACGTGAACAAGCGGGACGCCGAGGGCAATACGCCGCTGCATTACGCTTGTCTGAAAGGTTACAGGGACATCGTGAACCTGCTGCTTGACAGCGAGGCGGATGCGACCATCGCCAACAACCTGTCGGAAACACCCTTGCACGCCGCTTCCCGGAGCGGGAACAAGGAGATAATCGGGAAACTGGTACAATACGGAGCGGACATTGATGCAACGGACAGCGATGGCCGTACCCCGTTGATCCGTCTGCTTGACAACAGGCGTACAGACGCCGCCCTGTTCCTGATAGAACAGGGAGCGGACACGGAAATAGCCGACAACACGGGGCACAAGGCGATAGACTACGCCACTGCACAAGGATTGCGTACAGTGGTGGAACGTCTGTCCGTAGAAAGCACGACCGATACACATGGCAACACACCGCTTCATCAGGCGGCTTTCAACGGCCAGTCGGAAATCGTCCGCTCGCTACTTTCTGCATACCCCGACATGATAGATACGGCGAACGACGTAGGGGAAACCCCGTTAATCATCGCCTGCATGAAAGGGAACCTTGCCGTTGCCAGGCTTCTGATCGGTGCCGGAGCTGATGTAAACAAGGCCCAATTGGACGGAAACAGCCCGCTACATTTTGCCGCATGGTCCGGGAACAAGTTTATCGGCAACGACCTGATAGCAGCCCACGCACAGGCAGATGCGCAGAACGGGAACGGGGAAACGCCCCTAATCCTTGCCGCCAGAGAAGGGAACAACGAATTTGTCTCACTCCTTGTGGAGCATGGGGCGAACGTGAACCTTGCGGACAATCTCCAGCATACGGCATTGTATTATGCCAGTGAGCGGGGTTACAACGAAATAACGGAAATCCTGCTGACGGCAGGAGCCGAAGGATAG
- a CDS encoding ankyrin repeat domain-containing protein — MMTNKEIYNLHTSHDSEPSELYEAYQDVPLDSLDESRKNNTPLHTACHFADMTAVGILLDRGADPNVKNDDGDTPLCVMARRGPRPDDADIAGLLLSKGARVPRSGKDTTALIEAVRNRNFQMADALLTTGNRIDSTDRSGRNVLHVICLSAGLIADDIRRTEGRIADFSQRWYSDKSKQEAYAELENLRESDRQCCHTAKLILESGQIDPEEKDSIGKTAFDIAVESGARKIGALLSGQDPETDGLAALAGGLDIFQALWHNDMTALDALLRSGVDTQSICEDKNMTDFKGKSPLGCALAWENFTAAEMLLRGGADPNFRDAEERTAFAVWMSNRGHEHEDKEECLHFLQCLTECGWDPESPADKEGNTALSVACRGAGYDTGIWAVRYLVENGADVNAANMQGQTPAMNLYGGRYWDGNIPRFAAMPRSYPYDGRSCTEQDAETLEILLEAGADINARDKWGNTLLHYIAASSMRGSKEAAALVMDFGTPDVNAVNNEGLTALDIAAKKNDESLVKFLLKYS, encoded by the coding sequence ATGATGACCAATAAAGAAATCTACAATCTGCACACTTCCCATGATTCGGAACCTTCCGAATTATACGAAGCATACCAGGATGTCCCGCTTGACAGCCTGGACGAAAGCCGCAAGAACAATACCCCTCTGCATACGGCCTGCCATTTTGCAGACATGACAGCCGTAGGTATCCTGCTGGACAGGGGCGCGGACCCCAATGTGAAAAACGATGACGGCGACACACCACTGTGCGTCATGGCAAGACGCGGTCCCCGACCGGACGATGCCGACATTGCCGGCCTGCTCCTGTCCAAAGGGGCGAGAGTGCCCCGTTCCGGCAAAGACACGACCGCCCTCATCGAAGCCGTGCGCAACCGCAATTTCCAGATGGCCGATGCCCTTCTGACGACGGGGAACCGCATTGATTCTACAGACAGGAGCGGCAGAAACGTGCTGCACGTCATCTGCTTGTCTGCCGGACTTATTGCGGACGATATCAGGCGCACGGAAGGACGGATAGCAGATTTTTCCCAGCGGTGGTACTCGGACAAATCCAAGCAGGAAGCGTATGCCGAACTGGAAAACCTGCGGGAATCGGACAGACAGTGCTGCCACACCGCAAAGCTCATTCTGGAAAGCGGACAGATAGACCCTGAAGAAAAGGACAGCATCGGGAAAACCGCCTTTGACATAGCCGTGGAAAGCGGTGCGCGTAAAATCGGGGCATTGCTGTCGGGACAGGACCCCGAAACGGACGGTCTGGCCGCCCTCGCCGGAGGGCTGGACATCTTCCAGGCATTATGGCACAATGACATGACAGCCTTGGATGCCCTGTTGCGTTCCGGAGTAGATACCCAAAGCATCTGCGAGGATAAAAACATGACCGACTTCAAGGGCAAATCCCCGTTGGGTTGCGCCCTGGCATGGGAGAACTTCACCGCAGCGGAAATGCTGCTCAGAGGCGGTGCCGACCCCAATTTCAGGGACGCGGAAGAACGGACGGCCTTTGCCGTATGGATGAGCAACAGAGGACACGAGCACGAGGACAAGGAAGAATGTCTGCATTTCCTTCAATGCCTGACGGAATGCGGGTGGGACCCGGAAAGCCCCGCCGACAAGGAGGGGAACACAGCCTTGTCCGTCGCCTGCCGCGGGGCAGGATATGATACGGGTATCTGGGCTGTACGTTATCTTGTGGAGAACGGGGCGGATGTAAATGCCGCCAACATGCAGGGACAGACCCCTGCGATGAATCTCTACGGGGGACGGTACTGGGACGGCAACATACCGCGTTTCGCGGCCATGCCGAGGTCATATCCATACGACGGGCGTTCCTGCACGGAACAGGATGCAGAGACACTTGAAATACTGCTTGAAGCCGGAGCGGACATCAACGCCAGGGACAAATGGGGCAATACCCTGCTGCATTACATCGCAGCCAGCTCGATGAGAGGCTCGAAGGAAGCCGCCGCCCTCGTGATGGACTTCGGTACCCCGGACGTGAACGCCGTGAACAATGAGGGGCTGACAGCCCTGGACATTGCGGCGAAGAAGAACGACGAATCCCTTGTGAAATTTTTATTGAAATACAGCTGA